Genomic window (Candidatus Margulisiibacteriota bacterium):
CTGTATACCGTCCGGCCTTCGCGCACGGCGTGCACGATCGTCGAGAAATTGTCGTCGGTCAAAATAATATCCGCCGCTTCCTGCGCGACCTGCGTGCCGGCTTTGCCCATGGCAATGCCCACATCGGCTTTTTTCAGCGCCGGCGCGTCATTCACGCCGTCGCCAGTCATGGCCACAATGTGCTGGTTGGCTTTGAGCGCGGCGACTATATCCAGCTTGTCCAGCGGCGCGACGCGCGAATACACGCGCAGATCTTCCACAGCTTTGGCGCGTCGGGCTTCCGAATATTTTTCCCAGTCTTTGCCTTCCACGGCCTGCGTGATGTTTTGCGCGATGCCGACATGCTCGGCGATAGAAAAGCCAGTTTTTTTGCTGTCGCCGGTGATCATCACGACCCGCACTCCGGCGGCCTGCGCTTCTTTGATGACCTGTTTCACTTCGTCTTTGGGCGGATCATAAATCACCGCCGCGCCTAAAAATACGCCGTGAGGTTCCGGAGCGGTCAGCGAAACTTTGCCGGTAAACTTGGCGAAGCCGATCAGCCGGAAACCTTTGGCCGATTTTTCCGCTAGCTCGGCCAGAAACTGCTTGGGTTTGAGCGGCAAAGTTTCTGCGCCGTCATGCCAGCGGTCGCAGAGCGCGAGGATTTTTTCCGGCGCGCCTTTGAGATAAACTTCCACGCTGTTGTCGCTCTCCAGCACCCGGGCGGCGGAGTACATACGGTCGGAAGAAAAAGGCAGCATTTCCTGAACTTTGTGAGTTTTCAGCAAAGTTTCCGCTTTGAAACCGCTCAAGTAAGCGGACTTTAACAGCGCGGTCTCGGTCGGGTCGCCGATCTCCTGCTGAATAGTCCCGTCTTTTTCCACCAGACTGGCGGTCGAAGCGGTGAGCGCCGCTTCAAAAACATCGTTGATCAACTCCGTGTCGCCATCGGCCAGCATCGCCAGTATTTCCGCGCTGGCGCGATAACCGCCTTTGATAAAATATTCTTTGACCGTCATAACGTGCTGCGTGATCGTGCCGGTTTTGTCCGTGCAGATATAGTCCACATTGCCGAGTGTTTCCACCGAGACCATTTTTTTGATAATGACCGATTTTTTGGCGAGACGCTCGACGGCCAGCGACAGCGCGATAGAGATCGACGCCGGCAGGCCTTCGGGGAAAACCGATACGATCACACTGACCGCGATCAGCAGCGTGGAGTGCCACGCGGCCAGTCCGCCACGCCAGAAACCTAGCGCCGCCGCCGCCAGCGCGGCAAAGAACGCCGCCTGGACGAGAAAAGCAGTTTCTTTATCCAGTTTTTTTTGCAGCGGCGTTTTTTCTTCCTGAGCCTCGGCGATGTTTTGAGCGATCAGCCCCATTTGCGTGGCGCGTCCTGTGGCAAAAATAACGGCCTGCCCGGCGCCATTAATCACGCGGCTGCCCGCGAATAAAACATTGGTCATCTCGTAAAGTTTTTTTTCGCCTTTTAGATCGGCCGGCTTTTTCTCGATCGGCTTGCTCTCGCCGGTGAGATGCGCTTCATCCAGCATAATATCCTGTCCGGAAACCAGGCGGCAGTCCGCCGGTATGATGTCGCCCGCTTCAAAACATAAAATATCCCCGCGCGCCAGACGGGCGGCGGTGACGATCTCCAGTTTGCCGCCGCGCAAGACTTTGGCCTGCGGCGCCAGCATTTTACGCAGCGCGTTGACGGCATCCTCGGCTTTGGCGTCCTGCCAGAGACCGATGACCGTATTGATGAGCACCACGCCGAGTATCGCCGCCCCTTCTATATAATCCTGAATAAACAGCGATAGCGCGGAGGCCGCCAGCAGGATCAGCACCATCGGCTCGCTCAAAGATTTAAAAACCTTGACCAGCAGCGGCTCGGCTTTTTTCCCGGCCAGTTCATTGAGACCGTATTTTTGCAAGGCGGCGGCCGCGGCTTTTTCGCTCAGCCCCTGCGCCGAAGTGTTTAGTTTTTTGTATAGCGCGCTGATGCCGCCGCCGTAAAATTCCTGCAAATTATTTTTTGCGTCCATAAGACGAAGCCTCCCCTAGATCTGTTCGATATTTGGCGATAGTCCGCCGCTTGATCGGAATGCCGCGCTGCTCCTGCAACAGATCGGCGATTTTTTGATCAGAAAGCTGCGGCTGCTCGCGGATAATTTTGATCAACATGCCTTTGATCTGCATCGCCGTATAGCCTTTGAAATTGCGCGGGCATAAATATTTAAGCGGGTACAAGCCCTGCGGGGTTTCGGCGTATTTCGTGGACACCGCGCGGCTGATCGTCGAGGGATGCACGCCGACATTTTGCGCCAGCGTGTCCTGCTGCAAAGGTTTCAGCCAGTAGTAACCGTTTTGCAAAAAATCCGTCTGCGTTTTTACGATAATATCAACGATATTTTGCACGGTTTGATAACGTTTCTCGATATTCTCAATAAAAATCTTGGCCGCCGCGAGGCGCTCGTGCAGATATTCTTTCGTCTTGGCGTCGGTATCCGGATTACCCAGCATCTGCAAATATTGATTGTTAATGTTCAGGCGGGGGCCTTTGTCGGCTTCTAAATTTAAAACCGTAAAACTGCCGCTGTCGTCCGCGCGCTTGATAATAAAAGAAGGAATTATCGTCTGCACCTGATCGTCGCTTTTAAAAGCATTGCCCGGCAGGGGATTGAGGTTTTTTTCGATGAATTCCGCGATAAATTTTGCGCCGGCCAATTCGATGTCCAGATCTTCCGCCACGGCCGCGAAATCTTTTTTGGCCAGATCGTCCAGATGATATTTCACCGCGTCGGAAATGACTTCCTGCAGAGCGGCATTCTCAAAATTATATTCGCGGATCTGGATCAGCAGACATTCCTTGAGACCGCGCGCGCCCACACCGTCCGGCTCAAAAGTTTGAATGATCCCCAATATATGCTCGACATGATTTTTTGTCGCGCCGCCGGCCACGATCTGTTCCCGCAAGGCTTTGTAATCCTCAATATAGCCGCGCTCGTCAATGGCGTCGATAAGCTGTTCGGCGATGCGTAGATCGGCCTCGTCAAGATTTTCCAGCCGGGCCTGCTGCAGCAGATGTTCATGCAGCGTCGGGCCGCGCGCCTTCAGCTCTTTGTCCGGCCGCGAGTCGTCATAACCGGACAGCGAACGTTCACCGCTCCGCGACAGCGTCCGCGCGTAATTCAGCAGTTCGTCCTGCCGCGAAATTTCCAGCGCTGGATTTTCCGCCGCTTCTTTATTGATGGACTCCAGCAGATCCTGATAAGGCAGATGCAGGGTTTTAAGCAGCTGCAGCATGCGCGGATTGAGCATTAGCTTGAGCTGCTGGGAAAGATTTAAAGTCTGCGCTAAATTCAGTTTTGGCGCGTGTTCTGCCATGAGTTTAGTTTAACATAAAATTATGGCGCCGTATTACTTATGTTATAATCCCCTCATGCAGATCGCCATCGACGGGCCAGCGGGCAGCGGCAAAAGTACGATCGCCAAAATTTTGGCCAAAAACCTGGAGTTCAAACATATCGACACGGGCGCGTATTATCGCTGGGTGACTTATAATGCTCTGTCCGAAAACGTAAATTTACAGGACGCGGCGGCGGTCATTCAGACGGCCGGGCAGACTGATTTCGCGCAGATCGACGAGAGTAAAATTCGCAGCCAGGCAGTGACCGAAAATGTTTCCACGGTTTCGGCCGTGCCGGAAGTGCGCCGCTGTGTGGTGGCGCGGCAGCGTCTGGCCGCGCAGAACAGCGATATTGTCATGGAAGGCCGCGACATCGGTTCGGTGGTTTTTCCAAACGCGGAACTAAAAATTTTTCTGACCGCCTCGGTCGAGGAACGCGCGCGGCGGCGTTATCAGGAATTGCTGGACAAAGGCGAGCGGGTAGACCTGGCGGAAATTCAAAAAGATATTATCGAGCGCGACCGCAAGGACAGTACGCGCCAGGCTTCGCCGTTGCGTAAAGTGGACGATGCTGTGGAGATCGATACGACCGGCCTGACTATCGAACAGGTGGTGGAGAAAATAACGGAAATATATAATCAGGCTTGTCGTAAGAAAATATAATTTTCTCTTTGTAAGGGAAGATGCCGCCGGGGGCGGCAGAGAGGTGTAATAATGAAACTCAATTATCAAAACATGCTGAACACGCCAAAGACCGCTATTCAGATTACCGAAGCGGAAATGCGGGCGCTCTTCCCGAAAGTAAAAGAAATTATCGAAACGCTCAACCGCGGCGCGGGCGACAATCAGGACAAAGGCGTGCCGATGATCGGCTGGCAGACTTATGCCAGAGATATAACTCCGACGGAAATTCAGAAAATTAAAGACGCCGCGCAAAAACTGACCGCTAAATGCGATATGATTTTTATTATCGGTATCGGCGGCTCATATCTGGGGCCGAAAGCTGTCATCGAAGCGGTTTACGGCAAGAACTACAATGATCTTCTGAAAACCAAATTATATTTTATCGGCTGTGACACCGATCCGGATTTTTACGCGCATTGTTTAAAGATCGGCGAGGGTAAAAATTGCGGCGCGGTCGTGATCTCCAAATCCGGCACGACCACCGAGCCGGCGCTGGCTTTTCGTTTTATCAAGCGGCTGATCGAGCAGCGGCAGGGTAAAAACGCCAAAGATTATATTATCGCTGTGACGGACGCTAAAAAAGGCGCTTTGCGCCGGCTGGCTGACGCGGAAGGCTATGCTTCTTTTGTCATACCGGACAATATCGGCGGCCGATTTTCCGTCGTGACGCCGGTCGGTCTGGCGCCGATCGCTATGGCCGGCATCGACATCGCGGAATATTTAGCGGGCTGCCGCAAAGCTCTGCCGCTTATCGACAATCCTGATGCGGAAAAAAATCCTGCCGCGCTTTATGCTTTATTAAGATTTATAGCCTGGCAAAAAGGCGCGGCGGTGGAGTATCAGGTCACTAACTCGGCCTTTTTTGAGTCGAATATCGCCTGGACTATGCAGCTGGAGCCGGAGTCCGAAGGGCATTGCGGCCACGGACTGCATGTTGTGCCGGCGGTGTTCCCGCGCGATCTGCACTCGATCGGCCAGTTGATCCAGCAGGGGCCGCGCAATTTGTTTGAGATCGCCACCAAAATTATGACGCCGCGCGCCGACCTGCCGGTGCCGCTGTGCGCGGACGACACCGACGAGCTCAATTATATACCGCAAAATAAATTGACGCTGAATGACATAAACAAAATGACTATTGACGGGCCGCTGGCCGCGCACTATGCGGACGGCGTGCCAAATATGACTATCGAGCTGGAAAAGATCACGCCGGAAAATCTGGGCGAATATCATTATTTCTTAATGAAAGCGACAGCCATACAGGGCTACCTGCTCGGGCACAATCCCTTTGTGCAGCCCGGCGTGCAGCTTTGGAAAAACGAATTGTTTAAGCTGGCGGGCAAACCCGGAAGCGTGCCTTAATTTATATTCTCGGAAACCGGCGGCTGATCTTCTTCGTTTCTCAATTCCAGACGGTAGGCCAGGTCGTTGAAATAATAAACTTCAATGATCGCTTCCGGTTCAGTATTGATTTCCAGAGTAATTCTTTCCCCCGGGTGCAAAAGTTTTTCGGCAAATTTGCGGCGGCGGTTGCCGGTCTGCAAATAGACCACAGCATTTTGCTGCTCCCATTCCGGCTCGTTTTGCAGATGCAGAAGCAAAGAGATTTTTTCAGCGGTCTTTTCTTTGAATTCCAGCCAAACCGGATAACCATCGCTGAGCGTAACGTTAATTTTCCCGCCGCGCTCGACAGCCGCGCCGGCTTCCGGCGACTGGCTGATAATTTGATTGGCCGGATATTTATTGCTGTAAAGACGCTCGGCCACATTGATCGTCAGACCGCGGTCAGCCACCAGCGGCGCGGCGCTCTGCAGCGTGTGCTCGACCAGATTGGGCGCGGTCAGATTGGTCGTCTGCTGGCTGGCGTAAATGCGCACGATACGGTTTTTCTTGACGACGCGGCCGACAGCCGGATCGATGGCGACCACGTAATTGGGCGTAATATCCGAATTGATATAGCCGCCAAATTTGACGCGCAGACCCTGCTCGCGCAGCAGAAGAGTGGCTTCCTCGATCGGCAGATCCAGCGCCTCTGGAATGGAGAGCCGCGGCACGGAATCAAAATAATTAAAAAAAATAGAATTGATAAACAACGCCAACCCTGCGGCAAAAATCCCGAGGAGCACGTAAAAAACGATCCGGTCTAAAGGCAGCGTCAGCCTCTTTTGGGGTTCCGGCGGATCGTTCGGAATTTCTTCTGTCGGCATGCTTGTCCTTTGCGCGCGGTGCTGCGGAATAATATCGTCCAGTCCGTCAATATTAGCATATTCCGGCGCGTTTTGTTCGGCGGGCTGATTTTCCGGCTTGGCCCGCGCGGTTTCGCGCTGCTGCAATTCTGCCACCGGCATGGCGACTTTGTGCGCGTCCAGATCGCCGAGAAATTCCGCGGCGGACTGCTGGCGGTAAATAGCGCGATGCTGCAAGGCTTTGAAAATAATGTCCTCCAGGTACTGCGGAAAATCCGGCAAAATAATTGTCAGCTTTTCCGGCGGCCGCAGATAATTCTTGAGCATCATCTGCCTGTTATTTATTTCTGGATAAGCTGTGCGGCCGGCCAGCAGCCGGTAAAAGATCAGCCCCAGCCCCAGCACATCAGCGCTTTTGTTTAATTTCTCGCCGCGTATCTGCTCTGGCGCCAGATAGGCCGGATCGAGAATGGACGGTTTGTTCTGGGCGGCCAGCAGAGAATTAAGCAGACCGTCAATATAAAAATTGCGCGCTTTAATTTCGCCGTTATCCAAAACATCGATATTGGCCGGACAGAGCGCGCCGTGTACGATGCCCTGATCCTGCGCGTGCTCCAGCGCTTTGCCGACGGCGGCGATGATGTTCAGGGTTTCCGGTAGCGGCAGGCGTTTGATCCTGGCCAGAATATCCTCCAGGGATTTTTCATAAGGCGTGTCGTAGATGACGGCAAAGCGTCCGTCCGGCAGGTAAACGCTGTCGATGATGCGGGTAATATTTTGGTGGCGCAGACCGGCGGTTTCTAAAATACCGTCCTGGATTTTTTCCAGCAAAGCGGGCTGGCAAAATTCTGGCCGGTAAACGCGTATGGAGATTGTTTGTCCGGCGGCCAGCGCCAGCCCTTTGTGCCAGACACTAGTGGTGTCTGTTTTGAGCGGCTCTCCGAGAGAGTATCTGTTTTTGAGCAATAGTTCAGCCATAAATTAGTCTATGGGTATATCGCTGGCGTCCAGCAAAAATTTTTCTTTTTCCAATTCGGATTGCAGCCACTTGAAATTAATTTTGCGCGCCGCGAGTTTATTGAGATTGACATTCCGCGCCGTGAAATTATGGGTTTTGCCGCTGGCGGTCCTGATTTTGTGCGAATGTTTGCCTTTGCTATGCTGCTGCATAACTGCCCCTTAATATCTGGCATCATAACAGAGATTTCCGGCAAAAAACAGCCGTGATTTTAGCGAACTTATAGTATGTTTACGCGCATTTACGGATATAGATTAGCGCGTAATAACTCGGCCGGTTGTCAAAAGCCATGCCGGAGCCGGTATCGCCCACGCTGCCGCCGGAAATATTATGCGTGTGAGCGCCATCGCCCCCTGTAGTCCCTGAAAAGGAATGTATATGCGAGCCTTCACCGGCTGTATCACCGGCCAGCGTATGCGTGTGTCCCGTGCTGCCAATCGTGCCGGACGGTGTCATAGAAAATTTTATGCCACTGCTATTACTAGAACTCTCAAGTCCCCACGTGATACCAACTTGTGAAGAAAACACACCATTCATACCACCCCTACTTACCAGCACAGTCGCATCACCAATGGGTATATACCCGGAAGCATCCGTGCCGGTAAATGTATGACTGTGGTCTCCGCCGGACACGCTGACAGCGGATAAGTTATGACTGTGGGTTGTGCCACCGCCGGATGATCCTGAATAATTATGCGTGTGCCCTGACGCCGTGTCAGCGCTCAAGCCGGACAATTGATGGCTGTGCGCCGGCAAGTTGCTTGTGGTCAACGTAAGGCTGTTGCTGCCGCCCCCGCCGCCTTTAGTGACAGCGCCCATGATAAATTTATTCGTCAGATCCGGCGTTAGTCCCGCGGCGGCATTGGCTGCTGTGCAGGCATACCAGCCTTTGAGCGTAACATTGTCCGTCCAGCCGCTTCCGTCATACATCAGTATCGCGCCCACCGGAAAAAAAGTTAAATGCAAAATATCGTCTGCCACCATCGGCTGGCCTTTAGCTATGGTCATAAAAATACCCCCTTTATTTTTCTATAATGTCTTATAGCCATTATTATAGTGGCTATAAGACATTTGTCAAGGCTATTAGCCATAGTTTATAAGGACTTATGTCTTTGCGACAGCTCTTCATCAGCAATCTAAAAAAACTGCGTCAGGGACGGAAGCTTTCTCAGCTCCA
Coding sequences:
- a CDS encoding cation-transporting P-type ATPase; this translates as MDAKNNLQEFYGGGISALYKKLNTSAQGLSEKAAAAALQKYGLNELAGKKAEPLLVKVFKSLSEPMVLILLAASALSLFIQDYIEGAAILGVVLINTVIGLWQDAKAEDAVNALRKMLAPQAKVLRGGKLEIVTAARLARGDILCFEAGDIIPADCRLVSGQDIMLDEAHLTGESKPIEKKPADLKGEKKLYEMTNVLFAGSRVINGAGQAVIFATGRATQMGLIAQNIAEAQEEKTPLQKKLDKETAFLVQAAFFAALAAAALGFWRGGLAAWHSTLLIAVSVIVSVFPEGLPASISIALSLAVERLAKKSVIIKKMVSVETLGNVDYICTDKTGTITQHVMTVKEYFIKGGYRASAEILAMLADGDTELINDVFEAALTASTASLVEKDGTIQQEIGDPTETALLKSAYLSGFKAETLLKTHKVQEMLPFSSDRMYSAARVLESDNSVEVYLKGAPEKILALCDRWHDGAETLPLKPKQFLAELAEKSAKGFRLIGFAKFTGKVSLTAPEPHGVFLGAAVIYDPPKDEVKQVIKEAQAAGVRVVMITGDSKKTGFSIAEHVGIAQNITQAVEGKDWEKYSEARRAKAVEDLRVYSRVAPLDKLDIVAALKANQHIVAMTGDGVNDAPALKKADVGIAMGKAGTQVAQEAADIILTDDNFSTIVHAVREGRTVYSNLKKLIVYLITNNIGKVLAILGLPLFGFGAPLLPLQILWSNVVMESLPSVAISTDGAAADIMRRQPSKLHEPLINKPERIKMFADGLIFGAMIAVGFLAAWFLNALPAGVASTASHARTQLAYAQTAAFVIALLSPQIYSFVLRDGNLWQKFFRPNFLLKLFFALNVFVTWAIVYVRPLNAVFGTVPLDNYYILTVVLICSLLPSLIRLAASGWKNQKNLL
- the rpoN gene encoding RNA polymerase factor sigma-54, with amino-acid sequence MAEHAPKLNLAQTLNLSQQLKLMLNPRMLQLLKTLHLPYQDLLESINKEAAENPALEISRQDELLNYARTLSRSGERSLSGYDDSRPDKELKARGPTLHEHLLQQARLENLDEADLRIAEQLIDAIDERGYIEDYKALREQIVAGGATKNHVEHILGIIQTFEPDGVGARGLKECLLIQIREYNFENAALQEVISDAVKYHLDDLAKKDFAAVAEDLDIELAGAKFIAEFIEKNLNPLPGNAFKSDDQVQTIIPSFIIKRADDSGSFTVLNLEADKGPRLNINNQYLQMLGNPDTDAKTKEYLHERLAAAKIFIENIEKRYQTVQNIVDIIVKTQTDFLQNGYYWLKPLQQDTLAQNVGVHPSTISRAVSTKYAETPQGLYPLKYLCPRNFKGYTAMQIKGMLIKIIREQPQLSDQKIADLLQEQRGIPIKRRTIAKYRTDLGEASSYGRKK
- the cmk gene encoding (d)CMP kinase, whose protein sequence is MQIAIDGPAGSGKSTIAKILAKNLEFKHIDTGAYYRWVTYNALSENVNLQDAAAVIQTAGQTDFAQIDESKIRSQAVTENVSTVSAVPEVRRCVVARQRLAAQNSDIVMEGRDIGSVVFPNAELKIFLTASVEERARRRYQELLDKGERVDLAEIQKDIIERDRKDSTRQASPLRKVDDAVEIDTTGLTIEQVVEKITEIYNQACRKKI
- a CDS encoding glucose-6-phosphate isomerase, with product MKLNYQNMLNTPKTAIQITEAEMRALFPKVKEIIETLNRGAGDNQDKGVPMIGWQTYARDITPTEIQKIKDAAQKLTAKCDMIFIIGIGGSYLGPKAVIEAVYGKNYNDLLKTKLYFIGCDTDPDFYAHCLKIGEGKNCGAVVISKSGTTTEPALAFRFIKRLIEQRQGKNAKDYIIAVTDAKKGALRRLADAEGYASFVIPDNIGGRFSVVTPVGLAPIAMAGIDIAEYLAGCRKALPLIDNPDAEKNPAALYALLRFIAWQKGAAVEYQVTNSAFFESNIAWTMQLEPESEGHCGHGLHVVPAVFPRDLHSIGQLIQQGPRNLFEIATKIMTPRADLPVPLCADDTDELNYIPQNKLTLNDINKMTIDGPLAAHYADGVPNMTIELEKITPENLGEYHYFLMKATAIQGYLLGHNPFVQPGVQLWKNELFKLAGKPGSVP
- a CDS encoding PASTA domain-containing protein, whose translation is MAELLLKNRYSLGEPLKTDTTSVWHKGLALAAGQTISIRVYRPEFCQPALLEKIQDGILETAGLRHQNITRIIDSVYLPDGRFAVIYDTPYEKSLEDILARIKRLPLPETLNIIAAVGKALEHAQDQGIVHGALCPANIDVLDNGEIKARNFYIDGLLNSLLAAQNKPSILDPAYLAPEQIRGEKLNKSADVLGLGLIFYRLLAGRTAYPEINNRQMMLKNYLRPPEKLTIILPDFPQYLEDIIFKALQHRAIYRQQSAAEFLGDLDAHKVAMPVAELQQRETARAKPENQPAEQNAPEYANIDGLDDIIPQHRAQRTSMPTEEIPNDPPEPQKRLTLPLDRIVFYVLLGIFAAGLALFINSIFFNYFDSVPRLSIPEALDLPIEEATLLLREQGLRVKFGGYINSDITPNYVVAIDPAVGRVVKKNRIVRIYASQQTTNLTAPNLVEHTLQSAAPLVADRGLTINVAERLYSNKYPANQIISQSPEAGAAVERGGKINVTLSDGYPVWLEFKEKTAEKISLLLHLQNEPEWEQQNAVVYLQTGNRRRKFAEKLLHPGERITLEINTEPEAIIEVYYFNDLAYRLELRNEEDQPPVSENIN